Below is a window of Aerococcus viridans DNA.
CAGCTTCATGACTAGCCAGAAAAGCGTTGAGTAGCCTATAGACAGTCCGAACAGCCAGGTGAAGGCTTTTTTGACGCGCTCGTTATTTTGAGCCCCATAGTTGTAGCTGATGATCGGCTGAGCACCTTGCGTCAGTCCCATGAGCGGCAGCATCAAAGCCTGCATGAGGCTCGCGATGATCGTCATGGCACCGACGTTGATGTCACCGCCGTATGTTGACAGGGCCGTATTGAATGAAATGTTGAGTAAACTTTCGGTACTCTGCATGATGAACGGTGAGATCCCAAGACCCAAAATCCCGATCGCAAAGACTTTGTTGACTTTCAAATGTTCCTTTTTGATTTTCAAGGTCGTCTTTTTACCTAACAGGAAGTACAGGACATAAATGGCCGACATCATTTGCGAGATGACCGTAGCGATCGCTGCACCTTGTACGCCCATATCGAAGCCATAAATCAGGATCGGGTCGAGGACGATGTTGAAGACCGCCCCAATCAAGACAGCGAGCATGCTTTCTTTAGCAAAGCCTTGAGCCGAGATGAAAGGCGTCAAGCCTAGAGCAAGCTGGACAAAAATCGTTCCGAGTGTATAAAGCTTCATGTAGTCCCAGGCAAAAGGCAGTGTCTCAGCACTGGCGCCGAAGAGGACGAGGAGCTGTTCACCGAAAACGAGAAACAGAACAGTCAACGTGACTGAAATCATGACCAGCATGAAGACACTGGTTCCTAAGATACGTTCGCCGTCTTTTTTGTTACCTTGTCCCATTTTAATTGACGCTAGTGGAGCTCCGCCCATGCCTATAAAGTAACTGAAGGCCATGATGAGCATGACAACTGGGAAGGCGACACCGACACCGGTCAGGGCCAGGGAGCCGACTTCCGGGATATGGCCGATAAACATGCGGTCGACCACATTGTAAAGCATGTTGATGAGCTGAGCGACGATGTTCGGGATAGATAAAGTTAAAAGCAGTTTTCCGACGTTTTCTGTGCGCAGACGCTCTTCAGTATTTGAAATCTTCATTTGATCTTTCTCCTTTAAATCTCGTATTTAGTTGTTATCGATAGTTAGTATCACTTGAACGAACTGTTCTAGATAGTCACGATTTGCCTGGTCAGCGTCCGGGAAGGTGATCGTCAGCCTTAAGACGGTACTGACCAAGATTTCCTGGATGCGACGCCGTGTCTGTTCGCTGAACGTTCTGTTAGTTTCGCTAGCCAGTTCTTCGAAAAGCAAGCAGTAACGCGAAGACAGTCCTTTTAGAATCTCCCGGTTGACATCATCGCTGATGACTTGCTGGCGGATCAGTTCGTGACCCACGCCTTTTCGTTTCATCATTTCAGTGTAAAGGGTCTCGTGGAATGTCGTCCACTTGGAGATACTATCTTTGTCCTGGTCGAGGATAGCGTCCAGAGCTTGAAAAGACTGATTCCAGCTATAAAGGATGGCTTTGGAAATCAGCTCTTCACGGTCAGGGAAGTAATTGTAAAGAGTCCCGACGGCGATCCCGCTGCTTTTTGCGATCCGCTTCATGCTCAGCTGATCGATCCCTTCGCTGGTAACAACGTCCATGACCGCCTTGAAGACTGATTGTTCCACATCTTTGATTATTTTCGGCATAAAAAACACACCACCTGAATATTATTTAAATTTATTATGAATACTGATTCATTTTAAATGAAACTGAAAATGAAAGCAACTGATTTTCTTTAAATTGCCTTATTTTTACTTTCTAGAACAAGTCAGTCGGAAGTCAGCACGCCACTTGTACCGCAACGTGTTATTTGGAGCAAGTTACCGACTGGACAATGCCTCACTTGTACCGAGAAATCTTATTCGGAACAAGTGACTAGCAAAAAAATCCTGTACTTGCACCGCAAGGCTTAAATAGGATGAAATGAGTTCAAAATAATCGTATACTGAAGAAGATATCTTTGTGACTTAGATGGAGATTTCCAGGATACATAAGTTAAGCGCAGTCAATATTTAAAGACTGAACTCATTTGAGGAAAAATGCCAAAGTACGCTTAATCGTAGGCGTATTTAGTGTTGATGAATTTTATAATAACAAAGGGGAGAAAACGATGGGATTCAATAATGATGATTATTTAAAGGGGCAAATCGAAAAGCAGTACCGAAAGCCGAAAATATCGTCGGTGAAGCAGACACTGGATGAAGAGCTTTATGACGTGGATGAAAGGCTGATGAAAAAAGTCATTGGTAGGGATATCGAAACGCTGCAGGGGCTGGTTCGCGAGGGGGAAGCGACTTATGCCGAAATCGCTAAGTGCTTCTGGAATCAGGTTCTAAAACATAAGGACCACAATGCTGTGATTGCTTTGAATCCGGATGTGGTAAAGGAGGCTGAGAAGCTGAGCTACGACCGTTCTCACAGCCTCATGTACGGCATACCAGTCTTAGTCAAGGACAACATCGCCACGCAAGACATGCCGACGACAGCCGGCGCTGCAGTCCTAAAAGACTTCAAGCCGGAAGAGGATGCCGAGATCATAAAGCTTTTGAAGGACAAGGGCACGTTGATTTTAGGCAAGACCAATTTATCTGAATGGGCTAACTTTATGTCGACAGACAGTTCGAATGGCTATTCTGCGATCGGCGGTCAGACGAAGAATGCATTTGGTGAGTTTGATGTCGGGGGATCCAGTTCCGGCAGTGCCGTTGCGGCGGCTCTTGGATTGGCGCCCGTCACGATCGGCTCGGAAACGTCGGGCTCCATCATCTATCCGGCCAGTCAGAACGGTGTGGTGGGGCATAAGCCGACACTTGGGCTGGTTTCTCAAGACGGCATCATCCCGATTTCACATACTCATGATACAGCCGGACCTATCACGAAAACTGTTAAAGACGCAGCGATAATGTTTCAAGCGCTGGCGGATACGGAAGAAACGGTTCAATGGTATAAAGATGCTCTGAAAGGCGTCCGAGTGGGGATCATAGCGAATGAGTCGCTAAAGGCTGTGTACCGGTCAGAAGATGAAGAGATTTTATCCAAAGCAGCAGATGAACTCCGCGGCGCGGGGGCAGAGGTTTCTTCATTTACCGTTAGAGAAGAAGGCTTGAACATTGATTACCTGAATATCTTGAAGCATGAATTCAACACAGGTGTGCAGGCTTATTTTGCGTCCAGTGCCTTGACGCTGGACAAGGTCCTGGCTTTCAACGAGCAGCAGGAGGAAGACTTTGCACCCTACAACCAGGAGCTGATCCGCCAGTCGATCGAAGAGACGTATTCAGATGAAGAGATCGATGAGATGATCAGACTGAACCAGCAGACGGCTAGAAAAGCCTTAACGGAAGCTTTTGCATCTGTCGACTTATTAGTTTCGCTGAGCAACTATGCTACCGTCTTATATGCAGCCGCCGGTAATCCGGCAGTGACTTTACCCGGCCACAAAAGGTCAACGGGCGAACCGGTGGGTGTCACGTTTATTGGAAAAAGCGGCCAGGATCTTCAGCTGCTTGAATGGGCTTATGCTTACGAACAAGCATTGCCTCGCGAAGTCTAGTCTGACTATTGCTACAATCATATGCTTTGATGTGCGCATTCTCTCTTGTTATAATTAATATAGTGATAAATAAAGAGAGGAGGAATTGTTGTGGCAGAGAATGTATTGAGAGACCGCATACTTGAAATCTATAAGAGTGATGACGGGATCAACGAAAAAATTGCTGAACTGAAACCTGCATTTCCAGATGGTGAGATCATCGACGATGTCGAAAAACTATATGACGAAGGAAAACTCGAGTTGCGTTCAGACGATGATTCCGGTAAGAAAGCCTTTCTGGACCGTCCGGAAGGCAGTCAGGAGATCACCTATTTCTATCCTGAAAAACTGAAGTATAAAGGCTAAGACTTATGATTCAAAAAAGCGGCACCGGCGAGTAATGACTTGTCGATGCCGCTTTTCGTATGTGAGGGTTTGGTTTAAAGCCAGCTATAAAGATGTCAAGGAATAAATTGAAAGTTTAGGACGTGATTCTGAAGTGTGATTTTGAAGGAATTTATGTTATTGCTTTTAAAGAAAGGCAACCCAAATAAACCCTGAAAAAACTATTCAAAAAAATAATCTCAATCAGTTTTTAAGTCAGGATTTATATGCACTTCATAAGGTTTTCCTTTTGTCCAAACCGCAAAGATAATATTGACAAGTTTCCGACATACAGCCCCAACGGCTGTTCCATGATGCTTTCCACGTTTTCGTAAGTTTTGATAATAAAGAGACAGCGCAGGATCTCGATTCGAAGCGATAAAGGCCGCTTGCCAAATGGCTCGTCGAAGATATGGAGAACCTCGTTTAGAGAGTTTATTACGCGTACCTGTAAAGTCACCCGATTGATGAACGGAAGC
It encodes the following:
- a CDS encoding MATE family efflux transporter; translated protein: MKISNTEERLRTENVGKLLLTLSIPNIVAQLINMLYNVVDRMFIGHIPEVGSLALTGVGVAFPVVMLIMAFSYFIGMGGAPLASIKMGQGNKKDGERILGTSVFMLVMISVTLTVLFLVFGEQLLVLFGASAETLPFAWDYMKLYTLGTIFVQLALGLTPFISAQGFAKESMLAVLIGAVFNIVLDPILIYGFDMGVQGAAIATVISQMMSAIYVLYFLLGKKTTLKIKKEHLKVNKVFAIGILGLGISPFIMQSTESLLNISFNTALSTYGGDINVGAMTIIASLMQALMLPLMGLTQGAQPIISYNYGAQNNERVKKAFTWLFGLSIGYSTLFWLVMKLTPRFLIRFFTTDPVLMETTIASINVYMAVVFVLGAQIATQQTLIALGQSRQSLLLALLRKIILLIPLIYILPQFMENKVYAVLLSEPIADFLSVTITVIVFFITFKKLLANNHAEIPDHPEAAVESSAQVSSGADAITENR
- a CDS encoding TetR/AcrR family transcriptional regulator — its product is MPKIIKDVEQSVFKAVMDVVTSEGIDQLSMKRIAKSSGIAVGTLYNYFPDREELISKAILYSWNQSFQALDAILDQDKDSISKWTTFHETLYTEMMKRKGVGHELIRQQVISDDVNREILKGLSSRYCLLFEELASETNRTFSEQTRRRIQEILVSTVLRLTITFPDADQANRDYLEQFVQVILTIDNN
- a CDS encoding amidase family protein, which encodes MGFNNDDYLKGQIEKQYRKPKISSVKQTLDEELYDVDERLMKKVIGRDIETLQGLVREGEATYAEIAKCFWNQVLKHKDHNAVIALNPDVVKEAEKLSYDRSHSLMYGIPVLVKDNIATQDMPTTAGAAVLKDFKPEEDAEIIKLLKDKGTLILGKTNLSEWANFMSTDSSNGYSAIGGQTKNAFGEFDVGGSSSGSAVAAALGLAPVTIGSETSGSIIYPASQNGVVGHKPTLGLVSQDGIIPISHTHDTAGPITKTVKDAAIMFQALADTEETVQWYKDALKGVRVGIIANESLKAVYRSEDEEILSKAADELRGAGAEVSSFTVREEGLNIDYLNILKHEFNTGVQAYFASSALTLDKVLAFNEQQEEDFAPYNQELIRQSIEETYSDEEIDEMIRLNQQTARKALTEAFASVDLLVSLSNYATVLYAAAGNPAVTLPGHKRSTGEPVGVTFIGKSGQDLQLLEWAYAYEQALPREV